TTACTTCAATATTTTGATCAATAAGGAATTCATCGATCTCTTTAACGAATTTCTTTGCAGGATGTTGTTCATCATGCTCACTCAAATTTTCGATTTCCGGTTCTGATTCATCTCGCACATAAAGGAATTTATTCCATCCACAATTTGGACATCCGTTAAGTATGGCTACGGCACCGTCTTTGAAGATGTTCTCACACCTTGTACATTTGTGTGGCATAATTTCTCTCTACATTGAAATAAGAT
This region of Methanosarcinales archaeon genomic DNA includes:
- a CDS encoding Zn-ribbon domain-containing protein; translation: MPHKCTRCENIFKDGAVAILNGCPNCGWNKFLYVRDESEPEIENLSEHDEQHPAKKFVKEIDEFLIDQNIEVKKITEHDQEPQSDRIESVRILGPGSYELNLDALLERKEIILAIKEDGSYIVHLPSVFKAKRKKK